Genomic window (Vigna unguiculata cultivar IT97K-499-35 chromosome 10, ASM411807v1, whole genome shotgun sequence):
ttttaattaaaaattaatttataaactaatttttttaatagttaaaattttgataaattatactattaccaatttaaaatttttcataataaaactattttaattataaatttaaagatcaattataattttttaaaattattttaattattaatcatttataatttataaatttataattaattattttttatcactgaTGATATTGAATAATTTTCTTGATAGTTATTTATCACGTTTGAGATTATGTGCATAGGCATTATGGTGAAGTGTGACCCTAAGCAAGAGGCCACGAAAGGTATTGATGATCAATTTACACATCCTTCGCTGCAGACACATTATTCACTTCATCAAACTTGCAAAAAGGTATACTTTAAGGAGAGTTAAAGGGTGGTGAAAGGAAGAATATGTTCTAACTCTCTCTAAACAACCTTGTTTTATGTTACACTCATCTTTTGTTTAAGGCCAAGAATCTTATTCAGATATTTTCCTCATCATCTTTTGCCAAAAAGCTTCGAATCTTTAGTTTATGGCATTCCTGGACGAAAAGTTTTGCATCACCGCCAGGTTTCCCTGTCATTTCTTCACCAACCATGTTACGTTATTCAATTACATATTACAGGAACAACCCACACCATTTCTATCACTGGAATGCTCTTTCATTCTTAATATCCTCACACCACATCGTACCATGTTCTCTCActcttcttccttctttctCTGCCTTCTCTTCTTCTCCGTAACACTTTCTCACGGTCtgtgtttttctctttctcatcTCATGTTTTCATGTTTGTTTTTCTTGATAACATGTTTTTTCATGTTGTTGTGTGGTGCAGTTTTAGGGGATAAAGTGTTTACTGGAACGTATGGAGTGAACTATGGAAGGATTGCAGATAATCTACCTTCTCCTCAGAGTGTGGTTACTCTTCTGAAAGCTGCAAAGATCAGAAACATCAGAATCTATGATGCTGATCATCAAGTTCTCAGTGCCTTCAAAGGGTCAGGGATTGGAATCATCATTGGGCTACCAAATGAGTTTCTGAGAGATATAAGCCAGGGAGAGGATCGTGCCATGAACTGGATCAAAGAAAACGTTCAGCCATTTCTTCCAGGAACAAGAATTCGTGGCATTGCAGTGGGGAATGAAATACTTGGAGGTGGAGACATGGAACTGTGGCAGGTTTTGCTTCCAGCAGCTAAAAATGTTTACACTGTACTCGCTAGGCTCAATCTGGCACATCAAATCCAGGTTTCAAGTCCACATTCCGAGGCTGTGTTCGCAAACTCATACCCTCCATCTGCATGCACTTTCAGGGACGATGTTCTTCCTTTCATGAAGCCCCTTCTGCAATTCTTCTCACAAATTGGCACTCCTTTCTACATCAATGCATACCCCTTCTTGGCCTACAAGAATGACCCTCAACACATCGACATAAACTACGCTCTCTTCAAGAAAAATCCAGGGATTTACGACGCCAAGACCAAACTGCACTACGACAACATGTTCATGGCTCAAATCGATGCTGCTTATGCAGCCTTGGAGAAGGTTGGGTTTGAGAAAATGGAGGTCATTGTTTCGGAAACTGGTTGGGCCTCTCGTGGTGACGACAATGAAGCTGGTGCAACGGTGAAAAATGCAAAGACTTATAACAAAAACTTGAAGAAGCTGTTGATGAAGAAAAAGGGTACCCCTTATAGGCCTAAGATGGTTGTGAGAGCTTATATTTTTGCCTTGTTTAACGAGAATTTGAAGCCTGGTCCAACTTCTGAGAGAAACTTTGGATTGTTCAAACCAGATGGTAGCATTGCTTATGATATAGGTTTCACAGGACTCACTTCATCAGCAACCTCGTCCTTTGTTTCCTTCAAGGTATGTTTGCTCTTACACTTTGTCTTATTACTGATATGAATTGGTTAACTCAGTATGAACATAAATGGTAGAAAGTGATGCTGATGATGCAGAAAATGATGCATTTGCAGGGTGTTGGATCTTTATATGTAATGGTTTCTGCAAGTTGTGcggcttttcttcttcttgtagCGTTATAAGCAATCATAAGATTGAATGTACAAGTGAACTCAATGATTCTTTGGATGTAACAATTTTCAGAACTCACGAGCTATTCAAATTGTGGAAATTCCGAAGTATAGATATCTGGTTaaccttttttatatatattatattatatatacactCACCAACCaagtattaatgtttttttttttttttcaatgttgatgtgattttaaatcacctatatatatatatatatatatatatatatatatatatatatatatatatatatatatatatatatatatatatatatatatatatatatataatctcacTTCTTATTCCTTTCTTTCGAATCTCTTAACGtgtttttttatacaattatttctttaaaaaatcaatgttttttcCACTTTTAGTTCCTTTGTTTTacacttgataaaaaaaaactattatgcataatagaataatttcaaataaataaaaggaaaagagataaaaataaatgaatgaaacatgatatcataataatttaatgaaacaTAAATTACCTTAAAAAGATTATGCATAGCAGTTTTATAGGTATGTAATTAGTTGATTTGTCGTACATAAACcacttaaattattaaaactttaattaatattatttgtctATTTATTTTAGCAATATAGTATGTTAATTGCGTTgggtttgaatttgaaaaaataacacTGCACAAAATTTTGATCGGATgataaaaagtattataaataTCACCTTTgaacctttatttatttattatgtattatacttatccaaaataattattttctaaatacattatattatttaatgacTAATGTCAATCCTTTAGATTTACATCTTCATGAAATTTGAAACATTCAAAGTTATTGTATAAAATCACCGAATTATTGTATTACATACAACTTTGTAGACCATACATTCAAAGTTATACCTTGcgaaattcattaaaaatgtataaaagtttactatgataaaagaaaatagagttaattgtaaaagataatattaaaatttgaaacatttgGCTTAacgttattattaattatgtaaaaGCGAATTTCGATTTTCACTTAAATGcaacagagaaaaaaatgagaaaaaaaataaataaatgttcgTGGTTGGTACGTGAAGACTTTGAACTATTGCGTAACGAGCAAGGCCAAAGAGTGGCGTCTCCACCGGTGCGGCTACCACCAACCCACGCGCTAagcatataattttaatttttcatcatataaatttttaacgaaaagaaaaaactaCTTCTGTCTAAACTTtgacagaaaaaataaaataataaaaaatattataatccgATTAAATAAAAGACGTTTTATAAGTTGTTTCACTAAGTAACGTAAAATCAATCATTAATATTTAGcccataaaaatatattaaagatctcatttcaattaagaaaataataattatatatatatatatatataagaacattattttttaaatcaattttacctaattttgaattaatttggttgaattctaagaaactaaaatattttcctcTGTTTGGATTCCAACAAAGTCAAGTTCATTTTTCTTGTAACTTTGATTTCTCCCTCTATTTATAGCTTAGCTTTGGTTCTCAAAACACTTCAACCACAAACACAACCACCTTTGTCACTGTTCTTTTCGCTAGACTCTGCACCAACAAAACATATTTTGCAAGAATTTTGAACATGAACAACATGGTTACTTCCCTCTGTCTCAGTGTAATGGTGTCTATTTTAATGTTTGTACATTACACAGAGGCACAGAGAGTGTTCATTGTCGGAGATGGCACTGGTTGGACAACTCCACAAGATCCCTCCACATACCAAACTTGGGTTTCCGACAAAACTTTTGCAGTCGGAGATATTCTATGTAAGTCTTCGATTCGTACCATGATTTTACCGTAATTGTCTCCATGTTTGAAACACcgtgaaaaattataaacaaaaaataattttttttttttttcagcctTCGATTTCCAAAGAGCACAGCATAACGTGGTTGCAGTGCCGGAAGAATCGTATACTTCGTGCTCTTCCGCTAATCCTATACGTACATATACCACGGGTCCGGTCAACGTTACCCTTACCACAGCCGGTCAACATTACTACATCTGTAGCATCGGTCAACACTGTACACGTGGACAGAGGTTAGCCGTCAATGTCTCCGGCTCCGGCCTGCCACCTTCCGCCGCCGTTTCACCGGGCTCCAACACcactccaccaccaccaccttcgTCTCCGGCAGCTACTTTTTCCTCTGCCTCCATTcccttctttctcttcttatcCGCGTTCATTTTAGTGATTTTTGGACATAATGCATGAAGTGTTCGATGTGATTTATGAGTGTGACCTACTAATACATATTTGTTTACAATGTTGTAGttgtagtattttttattatagtttgatcaataaaaaacttttatggTTTCAAATTTAGCTCAAAAGTAATGGTTGatgtaaatacataaattaCATGCTCAATTAGTCAAAAGTTTGATTTAATTGTGGTGGTTCACAAATATGAGATTAATCAAAGCTCAAAACAATCTGGGTCAATTTAGTTAAGCCATTTATGAATGCTTATTTTTCTCGTAGATATTATTAGGATTgaataatattcatataatttataaactttagTTATAAgttattttgagaaattattgaaATAGATTTTATATAGCTTGTTGATAAATTCTAAGTCATTTATaacataaaagttaaaagggtatgaaagaagaaaatcttCTTCTACATGGTTTGGGAAGAAATTTTGTAACTACATTAAATGCGTTTTATTTTTGCAGAGTAAcgatattgaattttaaaacttttttttttcgttagaTAGTAAGTCCTttcatgacttcattttaaagttatttaaatcGAATCTATAACAATTGATGTGACTGATTCTTATATTTAAGaaaccaaaatttatttttggttaaaatactcctTTAGTCCTTGTTTTGgttcaaaaatctcaaattaGTCCTCATATTTTAATTGATCTCAATTTCATCCTCATATTTGTAATTGAATATTAAATCAGGACAATCGATAACGGTGTTAAATTTTGTAACGTTAACTTGATTTTGAATTTCTGACGTTAAATGATGTAATTAGGGATTGGATTGGGAAAATCAGTAAGTGCGGGAATGCAAACCCCGTGAGCGTGGACGAAGGTGAGGTCGATCATGGTCGGAGGTGAGAGCGAGTGCAATCGGAGGTCAGAGCGTTCATTGTGGTCGTGGTCGAGCGCCAGTTTAAAGGTAAGTACGAGTTGTTGTAGTTGAATATGAGAGGGAGACATTACCGGTGCAAACAAAGCAAAACAGAGGAGACGAGAAACCTTCCGCACCCTCTTTCAAACACTTACACTCTCTCAATATTATCTCTTCTTACAAGTGAAAACAACAATGGCTGTTTACTGTGCTAACCACAACTCAATGACACTTAAGAATGAACATTACAGTCACATCATTACATATAAACGCCGTTTGCTAGCAGTTAACGATTGCCCTGATTTAATACTCaaatacaaaaatgaggacgaatTTGAGATCAATTAAAATACGATGACCAATTTGAAATTTCTAATCCAAAACGATAACTAACagaatattttaacctttattttttgatcaaaaagagaaaattaataaaCTCGAAGTAAAAGTTTGAGTGGGTGTTTGGGCAACAAGCCCACCAtgagtaatttttaatttatggcCCAACAAAAATTCTAGTTATGAACATTCTGTACATATAAAAATTGGCCTTACTGAGAATATGATTCttgaatttaaaacaaaatttttcagAAAGAGGACTTAATATGGTCCTTACATAAAATGGTTTTGTGCTCTAGTGTAAAAGTGGCTATAGACATTGTAATACACAGAAAAATAACTTCAAAACCTTTGTTTAtctatatactaataaaatcaTATCTATAAACTTTTATATCTATCATTTTAAATGAAGCAACATCATATCTCAAAATAGTAAATTTAGTTAACTAAACTGTTATAGCtttgatattttaatacattcttagttgtatgtattttttatttatttaaaatttgattcgAATCTTAATTGTTTATGTATTGCATTTCGACACATGTATGATTGAgacatttttgtttctttagcTAAGAACCAAGTAAGACATTGTTACAGTATCTTATTTGAATgtcatactaattttttttttaaatcaacttaatacaaattattaaaCTGATTAAGACCGTAacgaaaataagaaatattggTTGAGatcaaataaacttataaataagaaacacttatgaataattaaactgaaaattaaataaatttttggataaattaaaactaagagattaaaattgtaaaaaagaaTTCGAATATCAATATTGCAGACAACTACAATAATGTCGAAGAAATTAGGaccaaaattacaaattttataaatacattaaattttattttctcataaaatttaaattttattcgattatttagatctattTACACCTTGTtggcaaaattttaaagttattataataataataattattattattattattattccgCAATATAATATAGGACAAATTAAGACAGAAATTTAGGATGAGGTTATCTTTGTGTTATTTgcatatgaaaataatgtacTACATTGGCAAGTGATTTCATCCACAACATCatcattattacttttttttcttaaaaaaaaaaagaaaaaaaaagagagaaaacccTTTTCAAGGGAACACTCCAACCAACTAACCATGAGTGAGTATAACGTCAGCATCAGAAAAACACGCAATTCTCTCAAACTGGAAGAGGTGAAACTAGTCCCGGATCTTCTGCGGCAGAGTGCACCACAAGATCTTCCGTTCTATCCACAAAGTAATTCTCACCGTTCATCTCATCAAGCACCAAAACCAATCCCATGGCAAAGGCCGCATCAAAACCAGGCTTCACGCAAAGCCAAAACACTTCCTTCCCCAGCATAACACTGGTGGTGGGGTCCACCTTGCGACGAATCTCAGCCACCACTTCCTTCGCCGCATTCAAAACCTTGCACCACCGCTGCCGGAAACACCCTTCGATCAGGTACTCCACACCATCCCTATCGTACACCTCCACCGCCACGCTCGTCCTCGACCGTCCGATGATCGACGATCTCTTCACGCTGAAAACGGCTATATCTCCCTCCCTTCTCTCCCCTCTGAACCCTTCCCACCGTTGATGAAGACTCGGTTTCTGCCGATTCAATAACAAACGCTTCAGTCATAAATAAAAGAACACAAAACAGAGAAATCGGTGTTCTTTGAATTGAAAGAGCAACATAGAAACATGTGACCTGGTAGAAAGCAAAAAAAGAAGGTTGTACCTTTCGGCGCAGAGTAAGAAGAGAACGGCCATTGGGATCCATGAGAACAAGCTCGTCTTTGTCACGTGCGCGTGGCCCATAGGAGTCGAAGCGG
Coding sequences:
- the LOC114167311 gene encoding glucan endo-1,3-beta-glucosidase 14-like → MFSHSSSFFLCLLFFSVTLSHVLGDKVFTGTYGVNYGRIADNLPSPQSVVTLLKAAKIRNIRIYDADHQVLSAFKGSGIGIIIGLPNEFLRDISQGEDRAMNWIKENVQPFLPGTRIRGIAVGNEILGGGDMELWQVLLPAAKNVYTVLARLNLAHQIQVSSPHSEAVFANSYPPSACTFRDDVLPFMKPLLQFFSQIGTPFYINAYPFLAYKNDPQHIDINYALFKKNPGIYDAKTKLHYDNMFMAQIDAAYAALEKVGFEKMEVIVSETGWASRGDDNEAGATVKNAKTYNKNLKKLLMKKKGTPYRPKMVVRAYIFALFNENLKPGPTSERNFGLFKPDGSIAYDIGFTGLTSSATSSFVSFKGVGSLYVMVSASCAAFLLLVAL
- the LOC114165703 gene encoding umecyanin-like, with amino-acid sequence MNNMVTSLCLSVMVSILMFVHYTEAQRVFIVGDGTGWTTPQDPSTYQTWVSDKTFAVGDILSFDFQRAQHNVVAVPEESYTSCSSANPIRTYTTGPVNVTLTTAGQHYYICSIGQHCTRGQRLAVNVSGSGLPPSAAVSPGSNTTPPPPPSSPAATFSSASIPFFLFLSAFILVIFGHNA
- the LOC114166312 gene encoding protein LURP-one-related 5-like translates to MREELVVQEVYVSNEERNLTVLKTSLFFNGDGFAVYDSKGQLVFRFDSYGPRARDKDELVLMDPNGRSLLTLRRKKPSLHQRWEGFRGERREGDIAVFSVKRSSIIGRSRTSVAVEVYDRDGVEYLIEGCFRQRWCKVLNAAKEVVAEIRRKVDPTTSVMLGKEVFWLCVKPGFDAAFAMGLVLVLDEMNGENYFVDRTEDLVVHSAAEDPGLVSPLPV